The Lutibacter sp. Hel_I_33_5 genome has a window encoding:
- the thiL gene encoding thiamine-phosphate kinase, whose amino-acid sequence MLEDKNQGKTSLAELGEFGLINHITQYFKIQNSTTVKGVGDDAAVISAKEKQTLVTTDLLIEGVHFDLSYMPLKHLGYKAVMVNLSDVYAMNGTAEQITVSIAVSNRFPLEAIEELYAGIQLACDTYKVDLIGGDTTSSTKGILISVTAIGSANKEDIVYRNGAKATDLIVVSGDLGGAYLGLQVLEREKQVFNVDPNNQPDLDNYSYLIERQLKPEARKDISGLLKELEVKPTSMIDISDGLSSELFHICTQSKVGCKIYEDKLPLDPQVISTCEEFELDSTMVALSGGEDYELLFTVPISDFEKIKANPNFSIIGHITEENQGLNLVTRASQEIELKAQGWNALKGK is encoded by the coding sequence ATGTTAGAAGACAAAAATCAAGGTAAAACATCGTTAGCAGAATTAGGTGAATTTGGATTGATAAACCATATCACTCAATATTTTAAAATTCAGAATTCAACAACTGTAAAAGGAGTTGGGGATGATGCTGCTGTAATTTCAGCAAAAGAAAAACAAACGTTAGTTACCACAGATTTATTAATTGAAGGCGTGCATTTTGATTTAAGTTATATGCCTTTAAAACATTTAGGTTATAAAGCTGTAATGGTTAATTTATCTGATGTGTATGCGATGAACGGAACTGCAGAACAAATAACAGTTTCTATTGCGGTTTCTAATCGTTTTCCTTTAGAAGCAATTGAAGAATTGTATGCAGGAATTCAATTAGCTTGTGACACGTATAAAGTTGATTTAATTGGTGGGGATACGACCTCTTCTACCAAAGGAATCTTAATTTCTGTTACTGCAATTGGTTCGGCTAATAAAGAAGATATAGTATATAGAAATGGTGCAAAAGCAACCGATTTAATTGTTGTTTCTGGTGATTTAGGAGGTGCATATTTAGGGTTGCAGGTTTTAGAACGAGAGAAACAAGTTTTTAATGTTGATCCAAACAATCAACCAGATTTAGATAATTACTCGTATTTGATTGAACGTCAGTTAAAACCAGAAGCACGTAAAGATATTTCGGGATTATTAAAAGAATTAGAAGTAAAACCAACTTCTATGATTGATATTTCTGATGGATTGTCTTCTGAGCTTTTTCATATTTGCACACAGAGTAAAGTAGGATGTAAAATTTATGAAGATAAATTACCTTTAGATCCGCAAGTAATTTCTACATGTGAAGAGTTTGAGTTAGATTCAACCATGGTTGCATTAAGTGGTGGTGAAGATTATGAGTTGTTATTTACAGTGCCTATTTCTGATTTTGAAAAGATAAAAGCAAATCCAAATTTTTCTATTATTGGTCATATTACAGAAGAAAACCAAGGTTTAAATTTAGTCACCAGAGCTAGCCAAGAAATTGAACTAAAAGCACAAGGTTGGAATGCTTTGAAGGGTAAGTAA
- a CDS encoding alpha/beta fold hydrolase has product MQNSILFKNTKISFSDVGKGTAVVLLHGFLENTTMWKDIIPELSKRNRIIAIDLLGHGKTACLGYIHSMETMAEAVEAVLNHLRLRRFIVIGHSMGGYVALAFAEKNPQKIKGLCLMNSTSNDDDEERKKLRSRANKMIQTNFESMVKISVSNLFGQSNLERFKSEISFVKKEALKTPLQGYIAANEGMRIRKNRNRVLQNNDFKKLLIIGEKDPVLDYKTSLKEAKETNTEFVVFPDGHMSHVENKEKLNATLVDFVKGC; this is encoded by the coding sequence ATGCAAAATTCTATTCTTTTTAAGAACACCAAAATATCATTTTCTGATGTTGGTAAAGGAACTGCCGTAGTTTTACTCCATGGATTTTTAGAAAACACAACTATGTGGAAAGATATAATTCCTGAACTTTCTAAAAGAAATAGAATTATTGCCATCGATTTATTAGGACATGGAAAAACTGCATGTTTAGGGTATATCCATTCTATGGAAACCATGGCAGAAGCTGTAGAAGCCGTTTTAAATCATTTACGATTAAGGCGTTTTATTGTAATTGGTCATTCTATGGGCGGTTATGTAGCGTTAGCTTTCGCAGAAAAAAATCCACAAAAAATAAAAGGGTTGTGTTTAATGAATTCGACCTCTAATGATGATGATGAAGAACGAAAAAAACTACGCTCACGTGCTAATAAAATGATTCAGACTAATTTTGAAAGTATGGTTAAAATATCCGTTTCAAATTTATTTGGACAAAGCAATTTAGAGCGTTTTAAGTCAGAAATTTCATTCGTAAAAAAAGAGGCATTAAAAACACCACTTCAAGGATATATTGCAGCAAATGAAGGCATGAGAATTCGTAAAAACAGAAATCGTGTATTACAAAATAACGATTTTAAAAAGCTACTTATTATTGGCGAAAAAGACCCAGTTTTAGACTATAAAACATCTTTAAAAGAAGCAAAAGAGACCAACACAGAATTTGTTGTTTTCCCAGATGGACATATGAGTCATGTTGAGAATAAAGAAAAATTAAATGCTACTTTAGTTGATTTTGTGAAGGGTTGTTAA
- the brnQ gene encoding branched-chain amino acid transport system II carrier protein — protein MNKTKEIWIAGFALFSLFFGAGNLLLPPLLGYNAGNNWFWVTIGFMITAVVIPIIGIMAHAKLQGTLYDFGKKVSPTFSLIYCVIVYIISIAIPSPRTASATHEIAIHPIFGTSPLLTSCVYFALVLVFVLNRSKILNLIGKYLTPFIVIILVLVIGIGLFSSDMIMNPSKFTTPIVDGILEGYQTFDAIGAVVVGGVVIISLNLKGLNSFDEKKELIKKAGIIAGSGLFIIYAGLIAVGAFYGSEVFVDGSLSNDMQRANLLRGISKSTLGNIGNVFLSTLIALACFTTAVGIITGTADYFKGLFKDSQKAYISTAIVGCLIGILVGQMDFHSIIVIALPVLMFIYPITIVLILLNILPDKYASKSVFRTVVLVTFIFSIPDFLGFIIPRENLMGIKNMIPLANQSLGWVIPAIITFIGLNLKKFR, from the coding sequence ATGAACAAAACAAAAGAAATTTGGATTGCTGGTTTTGCGTTATTTTCACTTTTTTTTGGTGCAGGAAACTTATTGTTACCACCACTTTTAGGTTACAACGCAGGTAATAATTGGTTTTGGGTAACCATTGGTTTTATGATTACCGCTGTTGTAATTCCTATTATCGGAATTATGGCGCATGCTAAATTACAAGGTACTTTATACGATTTTGGTAAAAAAGTTTCACCGACTTTTAGTTTAATTTATTGTGTTATAGTGTACATTATTTCTATAGCTATTCCATCACCAAGAACAGCATCTGCAACTCATGAAATAGCTATTCATCCAATTTTTGGTACAAGTCCACTTTTAACAAGTTGCGTTTATTTTGCTTTGGTATTGGTTTTTGTTTTAAATCGTTCTAAAATTTTAAATTTAATAGGTAAATACCTAACACCTTTTATTGTAATTATTTTGGTATTAGTTATTGGTATTGGATTGTTTTCTTCTGATATGATTATGAACCCAAGTAAATTTACAACACCAATTGTAGATGGTATCTTAGAAGGTTATCAAACTTTTGATGCAATAGGAGCAGTTGTAGTTGGGGGTGTAGTAATTATTTCTTTAAACTTAAAAGGACTAAATTCTTTTGATGAAAAAAAGGAATTGATAAAAAAAGCAGGAATCATTGCAGGTTCAGGACTCTTTATTATTTATGCAGGTTTAATAGCTGTAGGAGCATTTTATGGGTCAGAAGTTTTTGTAGATGGCTCTTTATCTAATGATATGCAAAGAGCTAATTTATTAAGAGGAATAAGTAAATCTACCTTAGGAAATATTGGAAATGTGTTTTTAAGCACATTAATTGCTTTAGCATGTTTTACTACTGCTGTTGGAATTATTACAGGAACAGCAGATTATTTTAAAGGATTATTTAAAGACTCGCAAAAAGCGTATATATCTACAGCAATTGTAGGTTGTTTAATCGGAATTTTAGTTGGACAAATGGATTTTCATTCTATTATTGTAATTGCATTGCCGGTGCTAATGTTTATTTATCCAATAACAATTGTGTTGATTTTATTAAATATTCTACCTGATAAATATGCTTCTAAATCAGTTTTTAGAACTGTAGTTTTGGTGACGTTTATTTTTAGTATTCCAGATTTTTTAGGTTTTATCATTCCAAGAGAAAATTTAATGGGTATAAAAAACATGATTCCGTTAGCAAACCAAAGTTTAGGTTGGGTGATTCCTGCAATAATAACCTTTATTGGTTTGAATCTTAAGAAGTTTCGCTAA
- a CDS encoding helix-turn-helix domain-containing protein, with product MAIEDITKYSFKNTFSLSTVQFDKACTIDHQEQIDAYSIYWIQEGKGTYNIDFESYTFDDNVLFFLSPGQVFSVDSEKIKTAYKLSFVRDFYCIQTHDKEVACNGVLFNNIYETPFVKPCAKDTEKLNFILESLIEEFQQNETAQYDMLQSYLKQFIIHAVRVQKENHVLKEDTETRLFKDFSLLVEQNFKKLHSVTEYANRLGVSPKSISKHFQKLGTKTPLEFIKNRILLEAKRQLVYTNKTVKEIAFELGFNDPAYFTRFFTKAISKSPLQFKKEY from the coding sequence ATGGCAATAGAAGACATTACAAAATATTCTTTTAAAAACACTTTTTCTTTAAGTACAGTTCAGTTTGATAAAGCTTGTACAATAGATCATCAAGAACAAATAGATGCCTATTCTATTTATTGGATTCAAGAAGGAAAAGGAACCTATAATATCGATTTTGAAAGTTATACTTTTGACGATAATGTGTTGTTTTTCTTATCACCAGGACAAGTATTTTCTGTAGATTCTGAAAAAATAAAAACTGCTTATAAATTGAGTTTTGTACGTGATTTTTATTGCATTCAAACCCATGATAAAGAAGTGGCATGTAATGGTGTTTTGTTTAATAATATTTATGAAACTCCGTTTGTAAAACCTTGTGCAAAAGACACCGAAAAACTCAACTTTATATTAGAAAGTTTAATTGAGGAATTTCAGCAAAATGAAACTGCGCAATATGATATGTTGCAATCTTATTTAAAACAATTTATTATTCATGCTGTGCGTGTGCAAAAAGAAAACCATGTTCTTAAAGAAGATACAGAAACACGTTTATTTAAAGACTTTAGTTTGTTGGTAGAGCAGAACTTTAAAAAACTTCATTCTGTTACTGAATATGCAAATAGATTAGGAGTTTCACCAAAATCGATCTCTAAACATTTTCAAAAATTAGGCACAAAAACGCCATTAGAATTTATTAAAAACCGTATTTTATTAGAAGCAAAACGTCAACTTGTTTACACAAATAAAACCGTAAAAGAAATTGCTTTTGAGCTTGGTTTTAATGATCCAGCTTACTTTACACGCTTCTTTACCAAGGCAATATCTAAATCTCCACTTCAGTTTAAAAAAGAATATTAG
- a CDS encoding DUF4386 domain-containing protein, with product MNSNKKTGRIAGALLLFTFISGVIIFQVLQSSVLSSKDFSGIALNNENNLILSTILGTFSGIASIIVSILLLPIFKKQHYNLAFLYVAFCIVNFVAIMIDNHNVLEMLEFSKAFAQNANEASNSLNIMKTVLSEKHLWTHYFYLLISTFPVFVLYYTLFVSKLVPKILSVFGLIAVLLMFIQITATIFGKNVSGNIMLPMALIQLVFPIWLIIKGLKAATSTE from the coding sequence ATGAATTCAAACAAAAAAACAGGAAGAATTGCAGGTGCTTTGTTATTATTTACCTTTATTTCTGGGGTTATTATTTTTCAAGTTTTACAAAGCTCTGTACTCTCATCAAAAGATTTTTCCGGCATAGCTTTAAACAATGAAAACAATTTAATACTATCAACAATTTTGGGAACTTTTAGCGGAATTGCCTCAATAATTGTATCCATTTTATTATTACCAATTTTTAAAAAACAGCATTATAATTTAGCATTTTTATACGTCGCTTTTTGTATCGTTAATTTTGTGGCGATAATGATAGATAATCATAATGTTTTAGAGATGTTAGAATTCAGTAAAGCTTTTGCACAAAACGCTAACGAAGCTTCGAATTCGCTAAATATTATGAAAACTGTACTTTCTGAGAAACATTTATGGACACATTATTTTTACCTTCTAATTTCTACTTTTCCAGTATTTGTATTGTATTATACATTGTTCGTTTCTAAATTAGTCCCAAAAATTTTATCTGTCTTTGGTCTTATTGCTGTTTTATTAATGTTTATTCAAATAACGGCTACAATTTTTGGTAAAAATGTTAGTGGAAATATAATGCTACCAATGGCATTAATTCAATTAGTTTTTCCAATTTGGTTAATTATTAAAGGATTAAAAGCAGCTACTAGTACAGAATAA
- a CDS encoding carboxymuconolactone decarboxylase family protein produces the protein MSTFNVPTKNEVSENNQAIFNQLEKGLGFVPNLYASFAHSETALGNFLAFGNAITSFSAKEKEVINLAVSQVNECVYCLSAHTAIGKMNGFTEDEILELRTGEASFDSKLDALAKFARSVAINRGAATQESIENFYNAGYTKGSLADAILLIGEITITNYFHRTTEVPVDFPVAQTLEIVTA, from the coding sequence ATGAGCACATTTAATGTACCAACAAAAAACGAAGTATCAGAAAATAATCAAGCAATTTTTAATCAATTAGAAAAAGGACTAGGATTTGTACCTAACTTATATGCCTCTTTTGCACATAGCGAAACTGCATTAGGTAACTTTTTAGCATTCGGGAATGCTATAACAAGTTTTTCAGCCAAAGAAAAAGAAGTAATTAATTTAGCGGTAAGTCAAGTAAATGAATGTGTATACTGTTTATCTGCACACACTGCTATTGGTAAAATGAATGGTTTTACAGAAGATGAAATTTTAGAATTAAGAACAGGAGAAGCTTCTTTTGATTCGAAATTAGATGCATTAGCAAAATTTGCTAGAAGTGTTGCAATTAATAGAGGTGCAGCAACCCAAGAATCAATTGAAAACTTTTATAACGCTGGATATACCAAAGGAAGTTTAGCAGATGCAATTTTACTAATTGGTGAAATTACAATTACAAACTACTTCCACAGAACAACAGAAGTTCCTGTAGATTTTCCAGTAGCACAAACTTTAGAAATAGTAACAGCATAA
- a CDS encoding cupredoxin domain-containing protein produces the protein MKKVIAILVVVLGFAFNTNAQDKMMKKETVKTVSLEQTKGEFTQKQITLSEGTYVFEVSNNDAAPQVGLVLIEDGKDGSKPENHIKNAYVSKMVKHGKKESSKKVTLKKGTYKYFCPFNKTPQYTLVVK, from the coding sequence ATGAAAAAAGTAATCGCAATTTTAGTAGTAGTATTAGGTTTTGCATTTAACACAAATGCACAAGACAAAATGATGAAAAAAGAAACAGTAAAAACAGTTTCTTTAGAGCAAACAAAAGGTGAGTTTACACAGAAACAAATTACGTTATCAGAAGGAACTTATGTTTTTGAAGTGTCAAATAACGATGCAGCTCCACAAGTAGGATTGGTTTTAATTGAAGATGGAAAAGATGGTTCTAAACCAGAAAATCATATAAAGAACGCTTACGTTTCTAAAATGGTTAAGCATGGTAAAAAAGAATCTTCTAAGAAAGTAACGCTTAAAAAAGGAACGTATAAATACTTTTGTCCTTTTAATAAGACTCCTCAATATACTTTAGTTGTAAAGTAA
- a CDS encoding GDSL-type esterase/lipase family protein — translation MTSCFFFGDSITLGENDSVFGGWVDILKRTYFKEFNTGNPQVKIFNLGIGGETTHGLLKRIEVETDARKSPENNIIFIGYGANDLAIVDTNFVVPLSIFENNIEKGIQLAKKTTQKIILLSILPISDAIDGIQLEPGKTRVSSDVIKYNVCLQKIALKYNLQYVDLHKKFIKNKEVFLSHDGVHPNEKGYQFIAEILNPIVNTQI, via the coding sequence ATGACATCATGTTTCTTTTTTGGTGACAGCATTACTTTAGGCGAAAATGATTCTGTTTTTGGAGGTTGGGTAGATATCTTAAAAAGAACTTATTTTAAAGAATTTAATACTGGAAATCCGCAAGTAAAAATCTTTAATTTAGGAATTGGCGGGGAAACTACTCATGGTCTCTTAAAAAGAATTGAAGTAGAAACTGATGCTAGAAAATCACCAGAAAACAACATTATTTTTATAGGATATGGTGCCAACGATTTAGCAATTGTTGATACTAACTTTGTTGTTCCTCTTTCAATTTTTGAAAACAATATTGAAAAAGGAATTCAACTTGCAAAAAAAACAACTCAAAAAATTATTCTCTTAAGTATCTTACCTATTTCTGATGCTATAGACGGAATTCAATTGGAACCTGGAAAAACAAGAGTAAGTTCTGATGTAATAAAATATAATGTATGTCTTCAAAAAATTGCGTTAAAATACAATTTACAGTATGTTGATTTACATAAAAAATTTATAAAAAATAAAGAAGTTTTTCTTTCTCATGACGGTGTTCATCCTAACGAAAAAGGGTATCAATTTATCGCTGAAATTTTAAACCCTATTGTAAACACTCAAATCTAA
- a CDS encoding aminopeptidase P family protein, with protein MKYDKINSQLFIKNRANFASKMKPNSLAFFNSNDIYPISADSTMPFEQNRDIFYLSGVDQEESVLVLFPDCPREHHKEILFLKETNEHIAVWEGEKLTKEAALATSGVKTVYWLQDMEKVIFEIMTQAETVYINTNEHYRANVETETREDRFNKWLLAKYPAHAVAKSNPILQRLRSVKDAIEIDLIQQACDITEKGFRRILGFTKPGVREYEIEAEFMHEFLRNRSKKFAYTPIVASGNNANVLHYIENNQECKAGDLMLLDVGAEYANYSSDMTRTIPVSGRFSDRQKAVYNAVNRVKKEATKMLVPGADWAEYHKEVGKIMTSELIDLNLLSKVDVQNEDKDWPAYKKYFMHGTSHHMGLDTHDYGLLHEPMQANMVFTVEPGIYIPDEGFGIRLEDDVVIQETGEPFNLMRNIPIEADEIEDLMNK; from the coding sequence ATGAAATACGACAAAATTAATTCGCAATTATTTATTAAAAACAGAGCAAACTTTGCTTCTAAAATGAAGCCAAATAGTCTTGCTTTTTTTAATTCTAACGATATTTATCCAATCAGTGCAGATAGCACCATGCCTTTTGAACAAAATAGAGATATCTTCTACTTATCTGGCGTAGATCAAGAAGAAAGTGTGTTGGTTTTGTTTCCAGATTGTCCGAGAGAACATCATAAAGAAATATTATTTTTAAAGGAGACCAATGAGCATATTGCGGTTTGGGAAGGCGAAAAACTAACCAAAGAAGCTGCTTTAGCTACAAGCGGAGTAAAAACCGTGTATTGGCTGCAAGATATGGAAAAAGTGATTTTTGAAATCATGACCCAAGCTGAAACAGTTTATATAAATACCAACGAACATTATCGTGCAAATGTAGAAACCGAAACACGTGAAGATCGTTTTAATAAATGGTTATTAGCTAAATATCCTGCGCATGCAGTGGCTAAAAGCAATCCTATTTTACAGCGATTACGATCTGTAAAAGACGCGATAGAAATTGATTTAATTCAACAAGCCTGTGATATTACTGAAAAAGGGTTTAGAAGAATTTTAGGGTTTACAAAACCTGGTGTTAGGGAATATGAAATTGAGGCTGAGTTTATGCATGAATTTTTAAGAAATCGTTCTAAAAAGTTTGCATACACACCAATTGTTGCTAGTGGAAATAACGCTAACGTATTACATTATATAGAGAATAATCAAGAGTGTAAAGCTGGCGATTTAATGTTGTTGGATGTTGGTGCAGAATATGCAAATTATTCTTCGGATATGACACGAACAATTCCAGTTTCTGGTCGTTTTTCTGATAGACAAAAAGCTGTTTATAATGCTGTAAATCGTGTAAAAAAAGAAGCGACAAAAATGTTAGTTCCTGGTGCAGATTGGGCTGAATATCATAAAGAAGTTGGTAAAATAATGACATCAGAATTAATTGATTTAAACTTATTGAGTAAAGTTGATGTGCAAAATGAAGATAAAGATTGGCCAGCGTATAAAAAATATTTTATGCATGGTACAAGTCATCATATGGGATTAGATACGCATGATTATGGTTTGTTGCACGAGCCAATGCAAGCCAATATGGTTTTTACAGTTGAACCTGGAATTTACATTCCTGATGAAGGTTTTGGTATCCGTTTAGAAGATGATGTTGTGATTCAAGAAACTGGAGAACCTTTTAACTTAATGCGCAATATTCCTATAGAAGCAGATGAAATTGAAGATTTAATGAATAAATAA
- a CDS encoding DEAD/DEAH box helicase: MSFKSLGLSDALLKAVEEKGYTEPSPIQQKAIPHILDGKDLLASAQTGTGKTAGFTLPVLQRLAETKHPKYRPLRALVLTPTRELAAQVYDNVREYSRYLNIHSAVVFGGVKAASQIATLRRGVDILVATPGRLLDLHDQKALSFKRIEVLILDEADRMLDMGFVRDINKIMSFMPSKRQNLMFSATFSKDIKKLAEGILRNPVSVEAAPQNSTAEMVSQKAFSVDKGKKTALVIKLISEGNWNQVLIFTRTKHGANKLTKKLIGAKISAAAIHGNKSQGARTKALASFKNNTIRVLVATDIAARGLDIPLLPHVINFELPNVPEDYVHRIGRTGRAGASGEAISLVCSEETEYQKEIEKILKKQLKTEVLEGFEPTDTAPPKRAATQKKGSFKKKNGVGASHRGGSSRKSNSPENKSENSNNRNRSRSKRNRRR; this comes from the coding sequence ATGTCATTCAAATCATTAGGATTATCTGATGCTTTATTAAAAGCTGTCGAAGAAAAAGGATATACAGAACCTTCACCAATTCAACAAAAAGCAATACCACATATTTTAGATGGAAAAGATCTTTTGGCTTCTGCTCAGACAGGAACTGGAAAAACAGCGGGTTTTACTTTGCCTGTTTTACAACGATTAGCAGAAACTAAACATCCAAAATACAGGCCATTAAGAGCTTTGGTATTAACACCAACAAGAGAATTAGCAGCCCAAGTTTATGACAATGTTAGAGAATATAGTAGATATTTAAATATACATTCTGCTGTTGTATTTGGTGGCGTAAAAGCTGCAAGTCAAATTGCAACACTTCGTAGAGGTGTTGATATTTTAGTAGCAACTCCAGGTAGATTATTAGATTTACACGATCAAAAAGCGCTGTCTTTTAAGCGTATTGAGGTCTTAATTTTAGATGAAGCTGATAGGATGTTAGACATGGGTTTTGTTAGAGATATTAACAAAATCATGAGTTTTATGCCTTCAAAACGTCAGAACTTAATGTTTTCTGCAACGTTTTCTAAAGACATAAAAAAACTAGCTGAAGGTATTTTAAGAAATCCTGTTTCGGTAGAAGCTGCTCCACAAAACTCTACGGCAGAAATGGTTTCTCAGAAAGCATTTAGTGTTGATAAAGGTAAAAAAACAGCACTTGTTATAAAGTTAATTAGTGAAGGAAATTGGAATCAAGTTTTAATATTCACTAGAACTAAACATGGTGCTAATAAATTAACAAAGAAATTAATTGGTGCTAAAATTTCTGCAGCAGCAATTCATGGAAATAAAAGTCAGGGAGCAAGAACAAAAGCGTTAGCTAGTTTTAAAAATAACACCATTCGTGTTTTGGTTGCAACCGATATTGCTGCCCGTGGTTTAGACATTCCGTTATTACCACATGTTATTAATTTTGAATTACCTAATGTACCAGAAGATTATGTACATAGAATTGGTAGAACTGGTAGAGCTGGCGCAAGTGGAGAAGCTATTTCCTTGGTGTGTAGTGAAGAAACTGAATATCAAAAAGAGATAGAAAAAATTCTAAAAAAGCAGTTAAAAACTGAAGTACTAGAAGGTTTTGAACCAACTGATACTGCTCCGCCAAAAAGAGCAGCTACACAGAAAAAAGGTTCTTTTAAAAAGAAAAATGGTGTTGGTGCTTCTCATAGAGGTGGTTCTTCTAGAAAATCTAATTCACCAGAAAATAAATCGGAAAATTCTAATAATAGAAATAGATCGAGATCAAAAAGAAATAGACGCAGATAA
- a CDS encoding tocopherol cyclase family protein, whose translation MQRYIDFFVEKKKAKNKFVHLKMIFKRLKALFNPEIYHGWGKSKKYFEGWYFKIVNADETKAFAIIPGISMDLKGNQQSFIQVLDGKNLSAEYLKFSADEFQPNPNKFEVTIKDNYFSKNKIRLNLPTINGELEFKNNVSWPNSFLSPGIMGPFSFVPFMQCYHGIVSMNHTISGKLIINNDEVDFTNGKGYLEKDWGNSFPSAYIWMQSNHFSNPTISIKASVAKIPWLKSSFVGFIAGVLIDDKIIQFTTYNFTKLKKSFADKNHVEIELENKNYKLTIFAKREKATALASPILGFMDGRIEESMTANLEVILYDKKAKKIILQDVGRNAGLEVAGNIEEIIT comes from the coding sequence TTGCAAAGATACATCGATTTCTTTGTAGAAAAGAAGAAAGCAAAAAACAAATTTGTACATTTAAAAATGATTTTTAAAAGACTGAAAGCTTTATTTAACCCTGAAATTTATCATGGGTGGGGGAAATCAAAAAAATATTTTGAAGGCTGGTATTTTAAAATTGTAAATGCAGATGAAACTAAGGCGTTTGCAATTATTCCAGGAATCTCGATGGATTTAAAAGGGAATCAACAATCATTTATTCAAGTATTAGATGGAAAGAATTTATCAGCAGAATATCTTAAATTTTCTGCGGATGAATTTCAACCTAATCCAAATAAATTTGAGGTAACGATTAAAGACAATTATTTTTCAAAAAATAAAATCAGACTCAATTTGCCTACTATAAATGGAGAATTAGAGTTTAAAAACAATGTTTCTTGGCCAAACAGTTTTCTTTCTCCAGGAATTATGGGGCCTTTTTCATTTGTTCCATTTATGCAATGTTATCATGGAATTGTGAGTATGAATCATACTATTTCTGGTAAGCTAATTATTAATAATGATGAGGTAGATTTTACAAATGGTAAGGGGTATTTAGAAAAAGACTGGGGAAATTCTTTCCCTAGTGCCTATATCTGGATGCAATCCAATCATTTTAGCAATCCAACTATTTCTATAAAAGCATCTGTAGCAAAAATTCCGTGGTTAAAAAGTTCATTTGTTGGTTTTATAGCTGGAGTTTTAATAGATGATAAAATCATTCAGTTTACAACCTATAATTTTACTAAATTAAAGAAATCTTTTGCTGATAAAAATCACGTAGAAATTGAATTGGAAAACAAAAATTATAAACTTACTATTTTTGCTAAAAGAGAAAAGGCAACAGCTTTAGCATCTCCTATTTTAGGTTTTATGGACGGAAGAATTGAAGAAAGTATGACAGCAAATTTGGAAGTTATTCTGTATGATAAAAAAGCCAAGAAAATAATTTTACAAGACGTAGGAAGAAATGCAGGGCTAGAAGTAGCGGGTAACATAGAAGAAATAATCACATAA